One window from the genome of Hydractinia symbiolongicarpus strain clone_291-10 chromosome 1, HSymV2.1, whole genome shotgun sequence encodes:
- the LOC130632197 gene encoding nephrocystin-1-like isoform X2 → MSMRLKSGRISKIQREIDQVKFKIDDLCENELPSLGPASPDRLNVYKRASYLKEDLLSLSAKLEELSVTNEKVPTQVFEEQKRQETKRVNNLQKKLNTITDQLEPDDVEEDYFKKFDVMEKQKSILKTPDKLIDENMIFKEVKMQHEDAGKDEDDFVTEDDDDDDDDDDEEYEDDEDRDDEEESLEDKDNDDEEDDEDDEEVVHTVEALTNFKAEQDGDLSFKTHDVIQIVDASEDGWWTGIDKHGNRGLVPSTLVKIIERKVKDKPPLEKKRSGKELWEALKDAPSKPSVTDVLQAMKAVPSGFRSPTLGAWYQKDYRASSWIIPKTSQSNLQFKDLFWDSINRKLRSNSVKVCRTFSLVGVKCVPPVGAGMEVLSRQVYISLWDEEKIISNIHLVKAILMEKDQSWTFTPKIGKNIPSLYHGEFIARINNDNRKLGLLFELNYTYKRTSTGEVSDICCGWTSVPLFDANGNPVGNKNFEVKLSGGTPFEKGIILDPNLDLNTSQSLMQSLIRTNRQPRLQIRSTGYNKLTKEQYDMLPDTLITCQQYARFIGFYRQHAAMTFCREDDIPSDLRCDEILSTFPRVMNYPDLMDALNLVWNEKTRTNLSRSQRRNVAHLQTLFKESFVESAFSLMQCSHLPSFQWANEPAEMARSSFISTFLQQKNVLGGLLSPDYRFKPLNVNKLAFNVVSKRSALPAPIIRDVERT, encoded by the exons ATGAGCATGAGATTGAAATCTGGAAGAATTTCGAAGATTCAAAGAGAAATTGATCAAGTGAAATTCAAG attGACGATCTTTGTGAAAATGAATTGCCATCTCTTGGTCCAGCTTCACCTGACAGattaaatgtttacaaaag AGCTAGTTATTTAAAAGAAGATTTACTATCATTAAGTGCGAAATTAGAAGAGCTTTCTGTg ACTAATGAAAAAGTACCTACACAAGTATTTGAAGAACAAAAAAGACAAGAAACAAAACGTGTTAATAATCTGCAG AAAAAATTGAATACAATAACTGATCAACTCGAACCTGATGATGTAGAGGAAGATTATTTTAA GAAATTTGATGTAATGGAGAAACAAAAATC aattttaaaaacacCAGATAAACTGATTGATGAAAACATGATATTCAAAGAAGT aaaaatGCAACATGAGGATGCTGGTAAGGATGAAGATGACTTTGTTACtgaggatgatgatgacgatgacgatgatgatgatgaagaatATGAAGATGACGAAGACAGGGATGATGAAGAAGAGAGTCTAGAAGATAAAGATAATGA TGATGAAGAGGATGACGAAGATGATGAAGAAGTT GTTCACACTGTTGAAGCTCTCACTAATTTCAAAGCTGAGCAGGATGGTGATCTTTCATTTAAAACGCATGACGTTATCCAAATTGTGGACGCAAG tgaAGATGGTTGGTGGACTGGGATAGATAAACATGGTAATAGAGGACTGGTACCAAGCACTCTTGTCAAG attattgaGAGGAAAGTAAAAG ACAAACCGCcattagaaaagaaaagaag TGGTAAAGAATTGTGGGAAGCTTTAAAAGACGCGCCTTCTAAG CCCAGTGTAACAGATGTCCTTCAAGCTATGAAAGCTGTACCTTCAGGATTTCGTAGCCCAACTCTTGGAGCATGGTACCAGAAag ACTATCGAGCATCGTCGTGGATCATCCCAAAAACCAGCCAATCAAATTTGcagtttaaagatttattttgggACAGTATCAATAGGAAG CTACGAAGCAACTCGGTTAAAGTGTGTCGTACATTTTCTTTGGTGGGCGTGAAATGTGTACCGCCAGTGGGAGCAG gaatGGAAGTTTTAAGTCGTCAAGTATACATCTCTTTGTGGGATGAagagaag atcATCAGCAACATTCATTTAGTAAAAGCTATCCTCATGGAAAAAGACCAAAGTTGGACTTTTACACCAAAA ATAGGAAAGAACATACCAAGTTTATATCATGGAGAATTTATTGCACGTATAAATAATGATAATCGCAAGCTTG GGTTATTGTTTGAGCTGAATTACACATACAAGAGAACG TCTACTGGGGAAGTGAGTGACATCTGTTGTGGATGGACATCCGTACCATTATTTGACGCAAATGGAAACCCAGTTGGTAATAA aaattttgaaGTGAAACTTAGCGGTGGTACTCCATTTGAAAAGGGAATTATACTTGATCCCAACCTCGACTTGAACA CAAGTCAATCACTGATGCAGTCGTTAATACGAACCAATCGTCAACCAAGACTACAAATAAGATCTACTGGTTATAATAAGCTCACTAAGGAACAATACGA CATGTTGCCAGATACTTTGATCACGTGTCAACAATACGCGCGTTTTATTGGTTTTTATCGACAGCATGCTGCAATGACTTTCTGTCGCGAAGACGATATACCATCAG ATCTGCGCTGCGATGAAATTTTATCAACTTTTCCAAGGGTGATGAATTATCCAGACTTGATGGATGCGTTGAATCTTGTCTGGAATGAAAAGACGAGGACTAATTTAAGCAGGTCACAAAGG cgcAACGTAGCTCATCTTCAAACATTATTCAAAGAAAGTTTTGTAGAGAGTGCGTTCAGTTTAATGCAGTGTTCACATTTACCTTCATTTCAGTGGGCGAACGAACCCGCAGAAATG GCACGAAGTTCGTTTATTTCTACATTCCTTCAACAAAAGAATGTTTTAGGTGGCCTGCTATCTCCCGATTATCGCTTTAAGCCCCTCAATGTCAACAAACTTGCTTTTAATGTCGTATCTAAACGCAGTGCTTTACCTGCACCAATAATTCGAGATGTGGAACGCACGTGA
- the LOC130632197 gene encoding nephrocystin-1-like isoform X4 translates to MSMRLKSGRISKIQREIDQVKFKIDDLCENELPSLGPASPDRLNVYKRASYLKEDLLSLSAKLEELSVTNEKVPTQVFEEQKRQETKRVNNLQKKLNTITDQLEPDDVEEDYFKKMQHEDAGKDEDDFVTEDDDDDDDDDDEEYEDDEDRDDEEESLEDKDNDDEEDDEDDEEVVHTVEALTNFKAEQDGDLSFKTHDVIQIVDASEDGWWTGIDKHGNRGLVPSTLVKIIERKVKDKPPLEKKRSGKELWEALKDAPSKPSVTDVLQAMKAVPSGFRSPTLGAWYQKEDYRASSWIIPKTSQSNLQFKDLFWDSINRKLRSNSVKVCRTFSLVGVKCVPPVGAGMEVLSRQVYISLWDEEKIISNIHLVKAILMEKDQSWTFTPKIGKNIPSLYHGEFIARINNDNRKLGLLFELNYTYKRTSTGEVSDICCGWTSVPLFDANGNPVGNKNFEVKLSGGTPFEKGIILDPNLDLNTSQSLMQSLIRTNRQPRLQIRSTGYNKLTKEQYDMLPDTLITCQQYARFIGFYRQHAAMTFCREDDIPSDLRCDEILSTFPRVMNYPDLMDALNLVWNEKTRTNLSRSQRRNVAHLQTLFKESFVESAFSLMQCSHLPSFQWANEPAEMARSSFISTFLQQKNVLGGLLSPDYRFKPLNVNKLAFNVVSKRSALPAPIIRDVERT, encoded by the exons ATGAGCATGAGATTGAAATCTGGAAGAATTTCGAAGATTCAAAGAGAAATTGATCAAGTGAAATTCAAG attGACGATCTTTGTGAAAATGAATTGCCATCTCTTGGTCCAGCTTCACCTGACAGattaaatgtttacaaaag AGCTAGTTATTTAAAAGAAGATTTACTATCATTAAGTGCGAAATTAGAAGAGCTTTCTGTg ACTAATGAAAAAGTACCTACACAAGTATTTGAAGAACAAAAAAGACAAGAAACAAAACGTGTTAATAATCTGCAG AAAAAATTGAATACAATAACTGATCAACTCGAACCTGATGATGTAGAGGAAGATTATTTTAA aaaaatGCAACATGAGGATGCTGGTAAGGATGAAGATGACTTTGTTACtgaggatgatgatgacgatgacgatgatgatgatgaagaatATGAAGATGACGAAGACAGGGATGATGAAGAAGAGAGTCTAGAAGATAAAGATAATGA TGATGAAGAGGATGACGAAGATGATGAAGAAGTT GTTCACACTGTTGAAGCTCTCACTAATTTCAAAGCTGAGCAGGATGGTGATCTTTCATTTAAAACGCATGACGTTATCCAAATTGTGGACGCAAG tgaAGATGGTTGGTGGACTGGGATAGATAAACATGGTAATAGAGGACTGGTACCAAGCACTCTTGTCAAG attattgaGAGGAAAGTAAAAG ACAAACCGCcattagaaaagaaaagaag TGGTAAAGAATTGTGGGAAGCTTTAAAAGACGCGCCTTCTAAG CCCAGTGTAACAGATGTCCTTCAAGCTATGAAAGCTGTACCTTCAGGATTTCGTAGCCCAACTCTTGGAGCATGGTACCAGAAag aaGACTATCGAGCATCGTCGTGGATCATCCCAAAAACCAGCCAATCAAATTTGcagtttaaagatttattttgggACAGTATCAATAGGAAG CTACGAAGCAACTCGGTTAAAGTGTGTCGTACATTTTCTTTGGTGGGCGTGAAATGTGTACCGCCAGTGGGAGCAG gaatGGAAGTTTTAAGTCGTCAAGTATACATCTCTTTGTGGGATGAagagaag atcATCAGCAACATTCATTTAGTAAAAGCTATCCTCATGGAAAAAGACCAAAGTTGGACTTTTACACCAAAA ATAGGAAAGAACATACCAAGTTTATATCATGGAGAATTTATTGCACGTATAAATAATGATAATCGCAAGCTTG GGTTATTGTTTGAGCTGAATTACACATACAAGAGAACG TCTACTGGGGAAGTGAGTGACATCTGTTGTGGATGGACATCCGTACCATTATTTGACGCAAATGGAAACCCAGTTGGTAATAA aaattttgaaGTGAAACTTAGCGGTGGTACTCCATTTGAAAAGGGAATTATACTTGATCCCAACCTCGACTTGAACA CAAGTCAATCACTGATGCAGTCGTTAATACGAACCAATCGTCAACCAAGACTACAAATAAGATCTACTGGTTATAATAAGCTCACTAAGGAACAATACGA CATGTTGCCAGATACTTTGATCACGTGTCAACAATACGCGCGTTTTATTGGTTTTTATCGACAGCATGCTGCAATGACTTTCTGTCGCGAAGACGATATACCATCAG ATCTGCGCTGCGATGAAATTTTATCAACTTTTCCAAGGGTGATGAATTATCCAGACTTGATGGATGCGTTGAATCTTGTCTGGAATGAAAAGACGAGGACTAATTTAAGCAGGTCACAAAGG cgcAACGTAGCTCATCTTCAAACATTATTCAAAGAAAGTTTTGTAGAGAGTGCGTTCAGTTTAATGCAGTGTTCACATTTACCTTCATTTCAGTGGGCGAACGAACCCGCAGAAATG GCACGAAGTTCGTTTATTTCTACATTCCTTCAACAAAAGAATGTTTTAGGTGGCCTGCTATCTCCCGATTATCGCTTTAAGCCCCTCAATGTCAACAAACTTGCTTTTAATGTCGTATCTAAACGCAGTGCTTTACCTGCACCAATAATTCGAGATGTGGAACGCACGTGA
- the LOC130632197 gene encoding nephrocystin-1-like isoform X3, with protein MSMRLKSGRISKIQREIDQVKFKIDDLCENELPSLGPASPDRLNVYKRASYLKEDLLSLSAKLEELSVTNEKVPTQVFEEQKRQETKRVNNLQKKLNTITDQLEPDDVEEDYFKKFDVMEKQKSKMQHEDAGKDEDDFVTEDDDDDDDDDDEEYEDDEDRDDEEESLEDKDNDDEEDDEDDEEVVHTVEALTNFKAEQDGDLSFKTHDVIQIVDASEDGWWTGIDKHGNRGLVPSTLVKIIERKVKDKPPLEKKRSGKELWEALKDAPSKPSVTDVLQAMKAVPSGFRSPTLGAWYQKEDYRASSWIIPKTSQSNLQFKDLFWDSINRKLRSNSVKVCRTFSLVGVKCVPPVGAGMEVLSRQVYISLWDEEKIISNIHLVKAILMEKDQSWTFTPKIGKNIPSLYHGEFIARINNDNRKLGLLFELNYTYKRTSTGEVSDICCGWTSVPLFDANGNPVGNKNFEVKLSGGTPFEKGIILDPNLDLNTSQSLMQSLIRTNRQPRLQIRSTGYNKLTKEQYDMLPDTLITCQQYARFIGFYRQHAAMTFCREDDIPSDLRCDEILSTFPRVMNYPDLMDALNLVWNEKTRTNLSRSQRRNVAHLQTLFKESFVESAFSLMQCSHLPSFQWANEPAEMARSSFISTFLQQKNVLGGLLSPDYRFKPLNVNKLAFNVVSKRSALPAPIIRDVERT; from the exons ATGAGCATGAGATTGAAATCTGGAAGAATTTCGAAGATTCAAAGAGAAATTGATCAAGTGAAATTCAAG attGACGATCTTTGTGAAAATGAATTGCCATCTCTTGGTCCAGCTTCACCTGACAGattaaatgtttacaaaag AGCTAGTTATTTAAAAGAAGATTTACTATCATTAAGTGCGAAATTAGAAGAGCTTTCTGTg ACTAATGAAAAAGTACCTACACAAGTATTTGAAGAACAAAAAAGACAAGAAACAAAACGTGTTAATAATCTGCAG AAAAAATTGAATACAATAACTGATCAACTCGAACCTGATGATGTAGAGGAAGATTATTTTAA GAAATTTGATGTAATGGAGAAACAAAAATC aaaaatGCAACATGAGGATGCTGGTAAGGATGAAGATGACTTTGTTACtgaggatgatgatgacgatgacgatgatgatgatgaagaatATGAAGATGACGAAGACAGGGATGATGAAGAAGAGAGTCTAGAAGATAAAGATAATGA TGATGAAGAGGATGACGAAGATGATGAAGAAGTT GTTCACACTGTTGAAGCTCTCACTAATTTCAAAGCTGAGCAGGATGGTGATCTTTCATTTAAAACGCATGACGTTATCCAAATTGTGGACGCAAG tgaAGATGGTTGGTGGACTGGGATAGATAAACATGGTAATAGAGGACTGGTACCAAGCACTCTTGTCAAG attattgaGAGGAAAGTAAAAG ACAAACCGCcattagaaaagaaaagaag TGGTAAAGAATTGTGGGAAGCTTTAAAAGACGCGCCTTCTAAG CCCAGTGTAACAGATGTCCTTCAAGCTATGAAAGCTGTACCTTCAGGATTTCGTAGCCCAACTCTTGGAGCATGGTACCAGAAag aaGACTATCGAGCATCGTCGTGGATCATCCCAAAAACCAGCCAATCAAATTTGcagtttaaagatttattttgggACAGTATCAATAGGAAG CTACGAAGCAACTCGGTTAAAGTGTGTCGTACATTTTCTTTGGTGGGCGTGAAATGTGTACCGCCAGTGGGAGCAG gaatGGAAGTTTTAAGTCGTCAAGTATACATCTCTTTGTGGGATGAagagaag atcATCAGCAACATTCATTTAGTAAAAGCTATCCTCATGGAAAAAGACCAAAGTTGGACTTTTACACCAAAA ATAGGAAAGAACATACCAAGTTTATATCATGGAGAATTTATTGCACGTATAAATAATGATAATCGCAAGCTTG GGTTATTGTTTGAGCTGAATTACACATACAAGAGAACG TCTACTGGGGAAGTGAGTGACATCTGTTGTGGATGGACATCCGTACCATTATTTGACGCAAATGGAAACCCAGTTGGTAATAA aaattttgaaGTGAAACTTAGCGGTGGTACTCCATTTGAAAAGGGAATTATACTTGATCCCAACCTCGACTTGAACA CAAGTCAATCACTGATGCAGTCGTTAATACGAACCAATCGTCAACCAAGACTACAAATAAGATCTACTGGTTATAATAAGCTCACTAAGGAACAATACGA CATGTTGCCAGATACTTTGATCACGTGTCAACAATACGCGCGTTTTATTGGTTTTTATCGACAGCATGCTGCAATGACTTTCTGTCGCGAAGACGATATACCATCAG ATCTGCGCTGCGATGAAATTTTATCAACTTTTCCAAGGGTGATGAATTATCCAGACTTGATGGATGCGTTGAATCTTGTCTGGAATGAAAAGACGAGGACTAATTTAAGCAGGTCACAAAGG cgcAACGTAGCTCATCTTCAAACATTATTCAAAGAAAGTTTTGTAGAGAGTGCGTTCAGTTTAATGCAGTGTTCACATTTACCTTCATTTCAGTGGGCGAACGAACCCGCAGAAATG GCACGAAGTTCGTTTATTTCTACATTCCTTCAACAAAAGAATGTTTTAGGTGGCCTGCTATCTCCCGATTATCGCTTTAAGCCCCTCAATGTCAACAAACTTGCTTTTAATGTCGTATCTAAACGCAGTGCTTTACCTGCACCAATAATTCGAGATGTGGAACGCACGTGA
- the LOC130632197 gene encoding nephrocystin-1-like isoform X1, translated as MSMRLKSGRISKIQREIDQVKFKIDDLCENELPSLGPASPDRLNVYKRASYLKEDLLSLSAKLEELSVTNEKVPTQVFEEQKRQETKRVNNLQKKLNTITDQLEPDDVEEDYFKKFDVMEKQKSILKTPDKLIDENMIFKEVKMQHEDAGKDEDDFVTEDDDDDDDDDDEEYEDDEDRDDEEESLEDKDNDDEEDDEDDEEVVHTVEALTNFKAEQDGDLSFKTHDVIQIVDASEDGWWTGIDKHGNRGLVPSTLVKIIERKVKDKPPLEKKRSGKELWEALKDAPSKPSVTDVLQAMKAVPSGFRSPTLGAWYQKEDYRASSWIIPKTSQSNLQFKDLFWDSINRKLRSNSVKVCRTFSLVGVKCVPPVGAGMEVLSRQVYISLWDEEKIISNIHLVKAILMEKDQSWTFTPKIGKNIPSLYHGEFIARINNDNRKLGLLFELNYTYKRTSTGEVSDICCGWTSVPLFDANGNPVGNKNFEVKLSGGTPFEKGIILDPNLDLNTSQSLMQSLIRTNRQPRLQIRSTGYNKLTKEQYDMLPDTLITCQQYARFIGFYRQHAAMTFCREDDIPSDLRCDEILSTFPRVMNYPDLMDALNLVWNEKTRTNLSRSQRRNVAHLQTLFKESFVESAFSLMQCSHLPSFQWANEPAEMARSSFISTFLQQKNVLGGLLSPDYRFKPLNVNKLAFNVVSKRSALPAPIIRDVERT; from the exons ATGAGCATGAGATTGAAATCTGGAAGAATTTCGAAGATTCAAAGAGAAATTGATCAAGTGAAATTCAAG attGACGATCTTTGTGAAAATGAATTGCCATCTCTTGGTCCAGCTTCACCTGACAGattaaatgtttacaaaag AGCTAGTTATTTAAAAGAAGATTTACTATCATTAAGTGCGAAATTAGAAGAGCTTTCTGTg ACTAATGAAAAAGTACCTACACAAGTATTTGAAGAACAAAAAAGACAAGAAACAAAACGTGTTAATAATCTGCAG AAAAAATTGAATACAATAACTGATCAACTCGAACCTGATGATGTAGAGGAAGATTATTTTAA GAAATTTGATGTAATGGAGAAACAAAAATC aattttaaaaacacCAGATAAACTGATTGATGAAAACATGATATTCAAAGAAGT aaaaatGCAACATGAGGATGCTGGTAAGGATGAAGATGACTTTGTTACtgaggatgatgatgacgatgacgatgatgatgatgaagaatATGAAGATGACGAAGACAGGGATGATGAAGAAGAGAGTCTAGAAGATAAAGATAATGA TGATGAAGAGGATGACGAAGATGATGAAGAAGTT GTTCACACTGTTGAAGCTCTCACTAATTTCAAAGCTGAGCAGGATGGTGATCTTTCATTTAAAACGCATGACGTTATCCAAATTGTGGACGCAAG tgaAGATGGTTGGTGGACTGGGATAGATAAACATGGTAATAGAGGACTGGTACCAAGCACTCTTGTCAAG attattgaGAGGAAAGTAAAAG ACAAACCGCcattagaaaagaaaagaag TGGTAAAGAATTGTGGGAAGCTTTAAAAGACGCGCCTTCTAAG CCCAGTGTAACAGATGTCCTTCAAGCTATGAAAGCTGTACCTTCAGGATTTCGTAGCCCAACTCTTGGAGCATGGTACCAGAAag aaGACTATCGAGCATCGTCGTGGATCATCCCAAAAACCAGCCAATCAAATTTGcagtttaaagatttattttgggACAGTATCAATAGGAAG CTACGAAGCAACTCGGTTAAAGTGTGTCGTACATTTTCTTTGGTGGGCGTGAAATGTGTACCGCCAGTGGGAGCAG gaatGGAAGTTTTAAGTCGTCAAGTATACATCTCTTTGTGGGATGAagagaag atcATCAGCAACATTCATTTAGTAAAAGCTATCCTCATGGAAAAAGACCAAAGTTGGACTTTTACACCAAAA ATAGGAAAGAACATACCAAGTTTATATCATGGAGAATTTATTGCACGTATAAATAATGATAATCGCAAGCTTG GGTTATTGTTTGAGCTGAATTACACATACAAGAGAACG TCTACTGGGGAAGTGAGTGACATCTGTTGTGGATGGACATCCGTACCATTATTTGACGCAAATGGAAACCCAGTTGGTAATAA aaattttgaaGTGAAACTTAGCGGTGGTACTCCATTTGAAAAGGGAATTATACTTGATCCCAACCTCGACTTGAACA CAAGTCAATCACTGATGCAGTCGTTAATACGAACCAATCGTCAACCAAGACTACAAATAAGATCTACTGGTTATAATAAGCTCACTAAGGAACAATACGA CATGTTGCCAGATACTTTGATCACGTGTCAACAATACGCGCGTTTTATTGGTTTTTATCGACAGCATGCTGCAATGACTTTCTGTCGCGAAGACGATATACCATCAG ATCTGCGCTGCGATGAAATTTTATCAACTTTTCCAAGGGTGATGAATTATCCAGACTTGATGGATGCGTTGAATCTTGTCTGGAATGAAAAGACGAGGACTAATTTAAGCAGGTCACAAAGG cgcAACGTAGCTCATCTTCAAACATTATTCAAAGAAAGTTTTGTAGAGAGTGCGTTCAGTTTAATGCAGTGTTCACATTTACCTTCATTTCAGTGGGCGAACGAACCCGCAGAAATG GCACGAAGTTCGTTTATTTCTACATTCCTTCAACAAAAGAATGTTTTAGGTGGCCTGCTATCTCCCGATTATCGCTTTAAGCCCCTCAATGTCAACAAACTTGCTTTTAATGTCGTATCTAAACGCAGTGCTTTACCTGCACCAATAATTCGAGATGTGGAACGCACGTGA
- the LOC130632286 gene encoding uncharacterized protein LOC130632286 yields the protein MIYFFDQLQLSFLKHTDSKMEIKLFNVPVVFLLVMFHKGFDFGMMMPTIMSRYFEITKSKNTAAFYFGLNTGTFALVQMISSAVIGPIYDKTKKLKPLCNAIVVVTLIAYIIYAFATTATVAIIAQSISGIFASLTVIVYAEMSTDSSKLTKFLSVGQCFDAVGTIIATVINSWALPDVSIYLGTYHITPATIAPWVCAIFTLALFIIIQVTVKNNTTQDGHDNQASKFQLKMVTCLINDYFFWLVLINQFIINIVISAFHIFTQTTFLECFNCPTKCGSMTILGSLVLRLIILVIIPYVVTHISENFLLAFIALAQVWLMMAVSLSTASAGQTSCYFVVAAGAYSYSILWSSMNLLVPAIVGKHLPEELKATGQGISQVVYALASVISHPIAGAAFIYLGPACMTLSAAVLLGIILWNLYWQRQKVCTS from the coding sequence ATtcaaaaatggaaataaaactttttaatgtACCTGTAGTTTTTCTGCTTGTTATGTTCCACAAAGGATTCGATTTTGGTATGATGATGCCCACCATTATGTCACGCTATTTTGAGATAACGAAAAGCAAAAACACAGCAGCTTTTTATTTTGGACTCAACACTGGCACTTTTGCACTTGTCCAAATGATTTCATCAGCAGTTATTGGTCCTATTTACGATAAAACCAAAAAACTAAAACCCCTTTGCAACGCCATTGTGGTTGTGACTCTGATCGCGTACATCATCTATGCTTTCGCAACCACAGCTACGGTTGCCATTATAGCTCAATCAATATCTGGTATTTTTGCATCCTTGACTGTTATTGTGTATGCGGAGATGTCAACAGATAGTTCAAAATTGACGAAATTTCTATCAGTTGGTCAGTGTTTTGATGCGGTTGGGACTATTATCGCAACGGTGATAAACTCCTGGGCACTCCCAGATGTATCAATTTATCTCGGAACGTATCATATTACTCCAGCTACCATTGCACCTTGGGTGTGTGCAATTTTTACCTTAGCTTTGTTCATCATTATCCAAGTGACTGTAAAAAATAACACAACTCAAGACGGTCATGACAACCAGGCATCCAAATTTCAACTTAAAATGGTTACTTGTCTCATAAACGATTATTTTTTTTGGTTGGTTTTAATAAATCAGTTTATCATCAACATAGTGATTTCTGCCTTTCATATCTTCACGCAAACTACGTTTTTGGAATGTTTTAACTGTCCAACTAAATGCGGTAGTATGACCATACTGGGATCCTTAGTGCTACGCTTAATTATTCTTGTGATCATTCCATATGTCGTCACACACATCAGCGAAAACTTCCTTCTTGCTTTCATTGCGTTAGCACAGGTCTGGCTCATGATGGCTGTATCACTGTCAACCGCATCCGCTGGACAAACGAGCTGCTATTTTGTGGTTGCAGCTGGTGCTTACAGTTACAGTATTCTGTGGTCATCCATGAATTTATTAGTTCCAGCTATCGTTGGTAAGCATCTACCAGAAGAACTTAAAGCAACTGGTCAGGGAATAAGTCAAGTAGTCTATGCTTTGGCATCAGTTATTAGTCATCCAATAGCCGGTGCTGCTTTCATATATCTTGGACCTGCGTGTATGACATTGTCTGCTGCAGTATTATTGGGTATAATTTTATGGAATCTTTACTGGCAAAGGCAAAAAGTTTGTACATCATaa